One part of the Vicia villosa cultivar HV-30 ecotype Madison, WI linkage group LG6, Vvil1.0, whole genome shotgun sequence genome encodes these proteins:
- the LOC131614597 gene encoding zinc finger BED domain-containing protein RICESLEEPER 1-like: MSFQDSSLTPPTMVDDLIDIELLLGDIGEEETTDGGNLEIGELMDMEVPVPSDTTTQTNPTDNTTTQTPTQNTTNTNTDASTPQVAQAQSSQSQRNADGRAPRPKKSAVHSEMVLIVGPDGIKKWKCRWCGKLYTYDSKWKSTSNGKKHLDACIQRRLRLKGNNEKDFAQSRLNIGDNTPSLATWTYNHARVREIAAHMILGHEFPFSVMEGVIFNEFLKEIYPWYKKITRQQVKFDCETFYEAERIKMKRSMALINRVSLTTDLWWSGEQRIGYMTVTGHFIDSKWQLHKRVLSFKNVPPPHSGEVLCRELIKVMDDWGIRDKVASISVDNASANDNCIARLKRDYSGRRNLPLGGKLFHVRCCAHILNLLVQDGLDMIKVSVDKIRNGVKYLLNSETRCKSFKKIVDELQLEGKMQVLDTKTRWNSTWLMLSTAYHYREVWPRYAEENGAFLSFLPDANDWEDVHDICKFLEVFADVTSIISGTSYPTANLFLSELYRVKVLLDNPSRISHNPQLQALASEMKLKYDKYWSESNTLISIGAVLDPRYKMIFIKWVYPFLYPNPTQSDTYQQQLSENLSTLFQLYQDSYGTNDATTPTAASESPEVGSTSGLGRRNFEMFLETVVGNNSKSDLELYFEEPPLKVPPNAKFDVLTWWMGNEAKYPVLSKLAKDILTVPDY, from the exons ATGTCGTTTCAAGATTCATCATTGACTCCTCCAACAATGGTGGATGATCTTATTGATATTGAGTTGTTGCTTGGTGACATCGGGGAAGAGGAGACAACGGATGGAGGTAATTTAGAGATTGGTGAGTTGATGGATATGGAGGTTCCAGTTCCGAGTGATACAACTACTCAAACCAACCCCACTGATAATACTACTACTCAGACCCCTACTCAAAATACTACAAACACAAACACTGATGCTTCAACCCCTCAAGTTGCCCAAGCTCAGAGTTCCCAGAGTCAGAGAAATGCTGATGGTAGAGCTCCTCGTCCCAAAAAATCTGCTGTTCATTCTGAAATGGTGCTGATTGTAGGTCCAGATGGCATTAAGAAGTGGAAGTGCAGATGGTGTGGAAAGCTTTACACATATGATTCAAAGTGGAAGAGTACCTCTAATGGTAAGAAACATTTAGATGCTTGTATTCAGAGAAGGTTAAGGTTGAAAGGAAATAATGAGAAAGATTTTGCTCAATCTAGATTAAACATAGGTGATAATACTCCTAGTTTAGCTACTTGGACATATAATCATGCTAGGGTTAGAGAAATTGCAGCACACATGATTCTAGGTCATGAATTTCCTTTTTCTGTTATGGAAGgtgttatttttaatgaatttctaAAAGAGATTTATCCATGGTACAAAAAGATTACTAGGCAACAGGTTAAGTTTGATTGTGAGACATTTTATGAGGCTGAGAGAATTAAAATGAAAAGGTCTATGGCTTTGATTAATAGGGTCAGTCTCACCACTGACTTGTGGTGGTCTGGTGAACAGAGGATAGGCTATATGACTGTGACTGGTCATTTCATTGATTCAAAATGGCAGCTTCATAAAAGAGttttatcttttaagaatgtgCCACCACCACATTCTGGAGAGGTTTTGTGCAGGGAATTGATAAAGGTAATGGATGATTGGGGAATAAGGGATAAGGTAGCATCTATTTCTGTTGATAATGCCAGTGCCAATGATAATTGCATTGCTAGGTTGAAGAGGGATTATTCTGGTAGGAGAAATTTACCCTTAGGTGGTAAGTTATTTCATGTAAGGTGTTGTGCACACATCTTAAATCTGTTGGTGCAGGATGGGCTTGATATGATTAAGGTGTCTGTTGATAAGATAAGAAATGGTGTCAAATACTTGCTCAATTCTGAAACAAGATGCAAATCATTCAAAAAGATTGTTGATGAGTTGCAACTTGAAGGCAAAATGCAAGTGTTGGATACAAAGACTAGGTGGAACTCAACTTGGTTGATGTTGTCTACTGCATACCATTACAGAGAAGTGTGGCCTAGATATGCTGAGGAAAATGGTGCATTTCTCAGTTTTTTGCCTGATGCAAATGATTGGGAAGATGTTCATGATATTTGCAAGTTTTTGGAGGTTTTTGCTGATGTGACATCAATTATTAGTGGCACATCTTACCCTACTGCTAATCTGTTTTTGTCTGAGCTTTACAGAGTGAAGGTTTTACTTGATAATCCTTCAAGAATCTCACATAATCCTCAGTTGCAGGCCCTTGCTAGTGAAATGAAGTTGAAATATGACAAGTATTGGTCAGAGTCCAATACATTGATTTCTATTGGTGCAGTTCTTGATCCAAG GTATAAGATGATCTTCATCAAATGGGTATACCCCTTTTTGTATCCAAATCCCACTCAATCAGATACATATCAACAACAGTTGTCTGAAAATTTAAGTACCCTCTTCCAATTGTATCAAGATTCCTATGGAACCAATGATGCAACTACCCCTACTGCTGCATCTGAATCTCCAGAAGTAGGATCTACTTCTGGATTGGGAAGGAGGAACTTTGAAATGTTTTTAGAAACTGTTGTGGGTAATAATTCCAAATCTGACCTTGAATTATATTTTGAGGAGCCTCCTTTGAAAGTTCCCCCTAATGCTAAATTTGATGTTTTAACTTGGTGGATGGGAAATGAGGCCAAATATCCTGTTCTTAGTAAATTGGCAAAGGATATCCTAACTGTTCCA GATTATTGA
- the LOC131612287 gene encoding uncharacterized protein LOC131612287, producing METHSSVVAKRMWNVLRIAFFMMRKGFISKRKMIMDMNLMMKKGKVLRKSLSNLMSSSQNRHRNKIGGGFMVHDYEFSCSNSPNPGYFNLSKRKHHFNFPCINSPEVIEDETLPCYQLSSPLEFGSENVCKDSVAIVPKTPEYTFNFRFDSSEERKSPRFSVRVSNYSALEENEEIGNCQVDDEAEDFIRKFYEQLRTQSRVQLPGF from the coding sequence ATGGAGACACATTCATCTGTTGTAGCGAAAAGAATGTGGAATGTGTTAAGAATCGCGTTTTTTATGATGAGAAAAGGTTTTATATCAAAGAGGAAGATGATTATGGATATGAATTTGATGATGAAGAAAGGGAAAGTGCTaagaaaatcattgagcaatctAATGTCATCATCACAAAATCGTCACCGGAATAAAATCGGTGGTGGATTTATGGTGCATGATTATGAATTTTCTTGTAGTAATAGTCCAAATCCTGGTTATTTCAACCTCTCAAAACGTAAGCATCACTTCAATTTTCCTTGTATTAATTCTCCTGAGGTTATTGAAGATGAAACCTTACCTTGTTATCAATTGTCATCTCCACTTGAATTTGGAAGTGAAAATGTGTGTAAGGATAGTGTGGCTATTGTGCCTAAGACTCCTGAATATACATTCAATTTTAGGTTTGATTCATCTGAAGAGAGAAAAAGCCCACGTTTTTCTGTGAGGGTTTCTAATTATTCTGCATTGGAGGAAAATGAAGAGATTGGAAATTGTCAAGTTGATGATGAAGCTGAGGATTTCATTAGAAAGTTCTATGAACAGCTAAGGACGCAAAGCCGTGTGCAATTGCCGGGGTTTTGA
- the LOC131614598 gene encoding protein FAR1-RELATED SEQUENCE 5-like, whose protein sequence is MEDSMEEEQSYHPQAVSYGNSAHSKSPVVSSDDEWVPNCDEELKPKVGQLFDTLEEGGQFYKNYAHTVGFSVRSSSETKDKNGVKRWKYYVCSKEGYLPNKTEVKEQSEPNVKNRRRSLTREGCNAKVVFKLVEGKYELFRFHESHTHSLASPMKRQFLRSARKVNPIHKSLLHAYNRANIGPSKTYQLLKEQCGGYQNIGCTQRDLQNYSRDLKTLIKDSDAHVFIDNFKRKQEVDPSFYYAYEVDEEGRLKHVFWADGICRKNYLLFGDVVSFDTTYRTNKYSMIFAPFTRVNHHRQSITFGACFLANEKVNSFIWLFRKFLEAMGGHNPTLLITDQDPAMKVAIENVFTSYIHRFCMWHIMKKVSEKVGVSLNANDEFNNSFKSCVWRSETTSDFEETWKSIISRFELENNEWLSHMFDIRSMWIPAYFKDIFLAGILRTTSRSESENSFYGNFLNPNVSLVEFWMRYESAIEAQRHKELLADNNSLHSIPKLIVAGKI, encoded by the exons ATGGAAGATAGTATGGAAGAGGAACAAAGTTATCATCCCCAAGCTGTCTCCTACGGTAACTCGGCGCATTCTAAGTCACCAGTCGTATCTTCG gATGATGAATGGGTGCCAAATTGTGATGAGGAATTAAAACCTAAGGTTGGGCAACTATTTGATACGTTAGAGGAAGGTGGACAGTTTTACAAAAACTATGCTCATACTGTTGGATTTAGTGTGCGTTCTTCGTCAGAAACTAAAGATAAAAATGGCGTGAAGCGTTGGAAGTACTATGTCTGTTCGAAAGAAGGTTATTTACCAAATAAGACGGAAGTTAAAGAGCAAAGTGAACCAAATGTCAAGAATAGAAGAAGAAGTCTTACAAGAGAAGGATGCAATGCAAAAGTTGTTTTCAAACTTGTAGAAGGTAAATATGAGCTTTTTCGATTTCATGAAAGTCATACACATTCACTTGCTTCACCTATGAAGAGACAATTTTTGAGATCAGCAAGAAAAGTAAATCCTATTCACAAGAGTTTATTGCATGCATATAATAGAGCAAATATCGGGCCTTCAAAAACATATCAGTTATTGAAAGAACAATGTGGAGGTTATCAAAATATTGGGTGCACACAAAGAGATCTTCAAAATTATTCAAGAGATTTAAAGACATTGATTAAAGATTCTGATGCACATGTTTTTATTGATAACTTCAAAAGGAAACAAGAAGTTGATCCATCATTCTACTATGCATATGAGGTAGACGAAGAAGGTCGACTGAAACATGTTTTTTGGGCAGATGGTATTTGTAGgaaaaattatttattgtttGGGGATGTGGTTTCATTTGATACTACATATAGAACAAATAAATATTCTATGATATTTGCACCATTTACCAGGGTAAATCATCATAGACAATCTATTACTTTCGGAGCATGTTTTTTAGCAAATGAAAAAGTTAACTCATTCATATGGTTGTTTAGAAAGTTTTTGGAAGCAATGGGAGGGCACAATCCAACTCTTCTAATAACAGATCAAGATCCTGCCATGAAAGTTGCCATTGAAAACGTTTTCACTTCTTATATTCATAGATTTTGTATGTGGCACATTATGAAAAAAGTTTCTGAAAAAGTGGGTGTTTCTTTAAATGCTAACGATGAGTTCAATAATAGTTTCAAGTCATGTGTTTGGAGATCTGAGACAACATCTGATTTTGAAGAAACATGGAAGTCTATAATTAGTAGGTTTGAGTTGGAAAATAATGAGTGGTTATCTCATATGTTTGATATTCGAAGCATGTGGATTCCAGCATACtttaaagatatttttttggCTGGAATATTGAGAACAACATCAAGGTCAGAAAGTGAGAATTCTTTTTATGGTAATTTCTTGAATCCTAATGTTAGCTTGGTCGAATTTTGGATGAGGTATGAATCTGCAATAGAAGCACAAAGACATAAAGAGTTACTTGCTGATAATAATTCACTTCATTCAATACCAAAGCtaattgtagcggggaaaatctga